The window GAAGTTATTTTTTGGTAGCAAATACATGCTAGGACTCTGATTCCTctagaaaaatactgtattctcATAAAATTTACTTAGGCATTTTCAGCTAATATGGAAAAACTTTATGTGCTGTTAAAGTTCTTCTGTACTCCAGAAAAGAATGGACCTTCTCATACAATCTTAGGCTGGTcaagttttttctgtttttcagtaggTCTAGGATTGTTTTGTAACAAAATACGAAGATAGATGGTGCTGGGGGGAAGAATGTATCCATAATGGTCTCTcagagaaatgcaaaatgaagGAGAAGTgaatattacattaaaatgtaaattaaaaatactttttgtgaGTGTTTATAACTGTTCATCTGAATTGGTCAGACTGTATTTTGCTTTCAATTAAGTTTTAGTAAATGGAACATCAAGTCATAAAATAATCAGTAATATCCTGAAACAATGAGTTGAATAGTTGTATATATGTTGTGACTGTGGTCATAGTGCCAGCAAAACATCTTAATAATTGGAACATTTGAAAGTTTTTACCTGTTACTCTAAACAAAAGAAAGATCCTGTTTAGGCAGActtttgtaaattaaattaatctacATATGCCTAGTTGTTAAACAGCTGTGGACACACAGTTTTTTCTAAAAAGGTAATTGACCTTTCTTTAAATAAACTTGGTTTAGTATAGGAAATAAAGAATTTCTACAAAAACCTGTCCTGAGATTTTCTTTGTCTGACCACACTGTCAGAATAGCAATTGGTTACGTTTTCAGAGTTCATTTTTGAGCCTCAGTAGTTAAATCAAGCTTTTCTGAAGGGTCTCTGTAGACTGAACCTTGAACGAGTCACGCAGCTAACAACCTCATGTCTCAAAAAATGATGCAGGTTACCAAAAGACTGAATTTCAGAAATGAGACTGGATCAAATATTAATggtaaataacaacaacaaaaattagaggaaaaaaaatcaggtttgtttgctttcttgtgTGTTTCTTCTGAAGCCTTTTCTTAATCACAGTTTAAGAGAACCTATAATTTGCCTCTTTGCTCTTTTTATGTTATGCAGAGAAGGCCAAGCtattatttttgtcattgatAGCAGTGACAAATTAAGAATGGTTGTGGCCAAAGAAGAACTTGACACCCTTCTGAATCATCCAGGTGAGGAGGTTTTTCTCCCCTTCTGTCTCCATGTTTCTTATGTTGTCTTAAGAAAAGCCCTTATCTGACACATTCTGCTTTCTGAgtaatttgcaaatattttagcCATTCATGAATACTAGAACAATAATAGTCTTCAGTGAGTTTGGGGCGGGGGTTTATACCTGTTCACACTTTCAAACTGATCATACTTCAGTTGCCTATGCTGAGTTGGATTGGTCTCTTATTAATCAATACAGATCAAAAGTTGCTTTGTTTTGAGGAAGAATAGACTTTGACCCTTTGGAAGCTGGAAAGCCTGTATGTGATGACGAatgtgtacaaaaaaaaagtatctcccTGTCTGGATTTTTCTGTGAAGACAGCTAATTCCTTTAATGTaacttttagtttcttttttttcatcttcatcatctttttttattattatgcttTAGCCAGAAATAAGGAGGGATAATTATACCAGTCAGTTGCCGGTAAAAGGATACATGGGATGGAAGAGGATATGAGAGGATTCATGATTGGGGGGTTGGTTTTagggcttttgtttggtttggtttggttttttacatgAGGTTACACTTTTTTAATTAAGTTCTGAGGTTGGTCAAttctttcttcacctttctgTATAGCCAACGTTACTGGAATGGTTTTGTAAGCAATACGCAATTTTGACTTTCTGCACTTTAGTTGCTCTGACTAACCAGATTATAAAACTACAGGCaggaaatttaaaagtgaaataatCCTGTAatcccttatttatttattaagctGATAAAGCCTTAACTTATGGGGTTACCATGCTGAAAGTAAGAAAGGAGAAGCTGACTTGCGTTTCTAACCAAGAAAAGTAGTATGTGATAGGGGCAACTGTGTTACTATGATTTTATGAAGACTGCATATAATACATTAGTTCATCAGCAAAGATGCTGTAGCTGAGTGCACGTGAGCTGACTGGGCCCTCTTAATTTCATGTTCAAGGGTATGGGCCACTTCAAATGCAGGTGCTGAAAAGAGTCTTGGAAGGGTGAAAGCAGAGGATGAGGTCAACCAAAGGCTGCGCATGGCTTACATAGAGGCCAGGGAACTTTGTACCAAAGCAGATATTAACCACGGTGGTAAAAGGCGATTCTGTTGGTAAAATGGAAACCACATGGGACCAAGGGTGGGAGGTAAAGACTGCTGTAATAAGTTACTGGTTTACTAGAAGGCAAAAGAGTGAAAATGTTACAACTGAGGAGCTGCAAGCTTAGGTGGGGCTTTTCATTTAGGCACCAGTAGGTTATTAATGCGGATCTAGCAGGTCAGTGCTGTTCAGTTGCTGATGTGTTTGTGTCTTCTAGTTCTGAAAGACCGTGGCTATGGCCACCTAGTACATTCCCTAGAACTAGGAAAGGGCAGTTGTATATTTCTGCCTTGGAGCAGCTCAGCTCAAATGCAGCAACAGTGTTCCTGTTTTATCGTTTCAGATTTTGATAGGTCACATCTAAGAGAGCCAAAGAGAATAAAAAGTTCTTCTAGTAGTAATATTTGATAAAAGCAGCTGTTGACTGAATCAATATATAACTGttttactatatttttatttgtattactcttctgcttttcttgattGATACCCTACTTTCTCCCCACTTATGCTTCTGCCTCTGAACCTCCTGGAGTGGTTTAAATTTACATGTGTACTTAAGGTTTAAATGGATGCAGGGTAACAACCTTGAATCAATTCCTGTGTCTGAAAATCTTGGCAATCCTTCAGTAAAACTGTTCCCTCTCTTTTTGCCAGACTTTACTTGAGGTTGTCAGGTGAAAGGGAATGTGTACTGTGAGGCATTAACGAGGTTCGAAGTTGCActagctgggactgtttagtgAATCACaactataaattatttttacttatgtAAGTGGACAATGCACTCTACAAATAATGGCTTGTTTAATGATCATGTtaccatattatttttttaatcgaACTTCAATCTTCAGCATTTTGCAAGATGGTAGTCTGTACTTACTTGTTTTAGATATTGACTCTTGGGTCACTTGACCTCCAGCACATGCttctaaaataaactgaaattccTGTAAATTTGAAATTCTTTGTATAAAATTAAACATGACATATTAGTATCTGGGATCTTTTTAATGTGTTAACTCATAACTATTTCCAACTAGAAAATGTTAGCTTTCCATTAATAACTGTAAAAAGAATGGGGGGAAATACTGCACAGTAGGAAACAATGTCATAAGGTAGGAAATACTGTAAATTTCTGCAACCACCACTCTATTTAGTGAACATCTTTAAGTGTACTTTTATGAGTCTACGTGGGTAGGTCGTGCCcctttttaattgctttaaaaaaatcaaggaattTTCAGTGTTTAACTAGGATATTTGCATATGTGATGTCAGctaatttctgtggttttaacTTATCCATAGCCTGCAACATGTGGGTACCAGGGTTCATTTAATTATACTGTTCAACTGTGGAAGCAAAACAGAGATGCAATGATACTCTGCTTGTATTTTGAGGCCTTTGATTTGTGTTAGAGggtatcagaggaaaaaatagctcCAGATAGGGTACATAGTTGTGAAAATTGTCAATATTTTGATCAGCACGTATGATCTCTGAGTATGGGTAGATAGTGTTATCTCCGCTGATTTTGTGGAAAGGTTCAGTAGGGGGTTTGAAAAGAACATAATTAGGAGGGTTCAAATGACTTCAGCATTGacagtttgttgggttttttggttttttgttcccCTGCTCCGGCAGGAGCAACTGGCTTATATTGgaagtttttaaataaatcctTAGCTTGTTTCCTATGTGAAATAACCCTTtctttttactattttaaaaagatCCTGTATAGCAGTTTTCATCATATGGGggttttaagtttttttcacATCAAGAATTGATTGAAAGACTCAAATCTAGAAAGAGATTAGAGAAAACTCTAATGCTGTAATTCAGCCTTTGtttaaataatgtgaaaaatgaTTACAGTTAGTCTTGGTGCTGGTAATTTTTTGGCAGTTTTACATCTGTCAGGTTCAAGAGAGTATACTTTGTTTCCGTCCAATAACTCTCTAGTCGTTTGTGGTAATCAGCAAGGCTTACGCTTTTGAATATAAGTATGCCAGAAACTGTCAGTGTACTTGGTTTGGTCTGTAGTTCTCACTGCTAGGTGAGAAGAGCTTCTGGAAAAGAAGTCCTCCTTCAAGTGAAGGTAGGATAAGAGATGTCCAgatgtgcatttttttcctattttatgaaGTCATGGATGCTCTCCAGGATACTAAAGGATAATTCAGACTGCCTTTATGCAACTACTGTTGTGAGGTTATGAATGAACAAAAATCATTTTTCTGTCAGTGAGGACTGGATgtgcaaaacaaagcagaggTATGTAATATTTGTAGGCAGTTGTTTGACCTCCTGTTCATCAGCTTCACCAGCAATTGATACCTACAGCTTTAAATGTATGTGTAAGGTAGGGGGAGAAGGGGTGGAAGATCCCAAAGCCTGCCAGAAAGTTTGTGAGCGTTCTTGAAGTATGCATCAGAGGCCACGTGACCCAACAGTGTGCATCTTGGTAGGATACAACCTTCAGAGAATTGCAGTTACAGGTGAGCAGAATATCTTCCTGTAATTGTTTGTAGCTTATTACACGTAGATATTAATAAATGTTGCATAATGTCATGATAGTTCTGTTTCTGCTTATGCTTAGATATTAAGCACCGTCGACTGCCTATTCTCTTCTTTGCTAACAAGATGGACCTCAGGGATGCAATATCATCTGTGAAAGTATCTCAGTTGCTGTCATTAGAAAACATCAAAGACAAGCCCTGGCATATCTGGTAAATTTCACTTTTTCTACACATTTATTGATATTACTTTGTACATTCATATTTTACCTCTAGTATGCCACTCAGTATTGTATAACATAAATCAACCAGATAAAATGCTGTGCTGCCACATGTGGAAACAGTAGTAATATTACAATACTTGCTATGAAACTTGTTTTAAACACACAATGCATTCATGTAGACGGTGTCTTGAAAATTTTCACAGTAGAACTGTTACCCAAATAATGAAATGGAGGACTTCTAATGAAATCAGAAAGCAGTGTTCTTATCAGAAGAATAGTTGCTATTATTTTTTGCTGGGAAATTGAGTAGAACTGTTATCAGAGTACTGCTGCTAGTTTGTCTTGCAGGTTTCAGAATATGAACAATAAAACCTTTAGAGTTGTTTTTTCCACTCTGCAGATCCTTTAGCAAATTACTGTTGAAAGGCCATTTAGTAAACTGTTCTCATGTGAATTCAGAGGGACACTGTACTCTTTGTACTGTGTAATGTTTGAGAGGATTTCTAGCTGTACGGGCTagtgtcttttctttctgtgaaggaTGTACGTTTTCATATAAATACAAGGATTTTGTGCCAATGTTCACAAGGAGAAAACTCTCCTATCAGAAGTGTTTTATAGAAGTTAGATTTTTGTCTTTAACTAAAGTCCTCAGATACTATAAATAAAAGGGAAATCAGCAGCTAGATGCTGCTGGAAACTAGAATTTTCATTTTAGGCCCATTAATATTAAACTTGATTACCTGCGCGTTGTTTCGGGGTCACTGCTTTTTGTCTCAGAAATGACTGATGAATTCCCACGCTCCTTGGAAGATAATTTTATAGCTAACCACAGTAACAGTCCAGATTCACTGCTGTGCTAGTTTTCATAAGCTGAAGAATGAGGGGCCTTTAAACAGTTATACCCCTGTGATTCAAAAGGTAGAGTTGCACTGTTCTCAGTGTAGCTTAATATTAATATGTATTAACAGACACTCCTAGGGTTGCTGTTACAGCGAAGTGTGTACGCACTATACTTTTTCCTCCGGTACTCCAACATTCTCATTCTGTATAGGAACTGCATGGGAAGACAGTGGGACTtgcttaaaggtcttttctaacctaaatgattctatgattcatcaCTCTTGTTGTAGGTAGTAAACACCTTTAAACATCAGTAAACTGAGGAGGGAGTTATCTAAGTGGAGGTGCTGCAGAACAATGTGGCTGCCTTGCGTGGGAGCTCTTCCAGAACCCCTCGTGTTCTAGGAACAATTCCTCTGCCTTGAAAAATAGATCAGATCTTGAAATGGTGTTTCCATATTGGGAAGGTACTCTAGAATATATCATCTGAGATGCAGCCTTCTCCATGTGAAGAAAATTTAAGTAAACTGTACTTGACACTACGTTGCAATTCTGTAAATTACAAGTATAGTGATGACTCCACTAAAACTGGTATTTTTACAATGTTTTCGTAatttgatttgtttctttcagtGCCAGTGATGCTCTTAAAGGAGAAGGATTGCAAGAAGGTGTGGATTGGCTCCAAGGTATATCATATGTAATTCTCTTGCTCTATTGTCATTCTgttaaactttttcattttgtaaggttttttctttattatttcctttgttttccttctgtccaCTTCTGCTGTCAGATCAAATTACACAGTGAGTACTGATGCTCTATCTCATATTTGCTATTCATTTACCTCCttaacatacacaaaagatcatGTCAGTTTCTCTGACAAAAGTGTGTTCTATGAAATATTAATGCATACTCTTGCAAACAGTGTAACACTTTCTTGTAAACACTAATACCAGCTCCTACACTTCAACTTATTATTGTGGTAGCTCagtttgttcttttatttattcttactgTCCTGTCCCAGTTTTACATAAGTTAATGTTATGTATCAGGAAATGGTGAATAAGCAGGCTAGAAAAATAAGCAAAGTACAGACAAATACACTAGTTTTGATTATTCAACTTCAGCTCTTTAATCTAGAGCCAAAATAAGAACAGCTTACATTATAACGCTCATGGAATATGCAGACACTCATAACTTCATAGAAAACATCAGATCCATCTTAGATGATGTATTACATACACGTTTTTAACTACAAACTTGGTATGGATGCTGTATATCCTTCTGTTGTATGTTGGTAAGGATCTGGTCTCTTTTGTCCTCCTGCGTACTGCTAAATGTATAGAATAGTGAAGTGTGGTATTGTTTTGGTAGACATTCTAATTTTAGCTCCCTAATTTTCGTTGCTTACATTCTGAGTGTATTAGGTAGCATAGTTAATCTGAACCTGCAAGACTACAGACTCTGTACTGTTGTGTTCTGTGCTGTGGCAGCCGCTAGATGTCAGCGATGATCCAGACTCAGTGCCACTAAACTTATTTCCTTCAAAATGCAGCTAAATGCCATCCAACGTTGTCCCTGATTTAACAGATCTCCATTTATCTATGGATACCAGACTGTCCTTTCTACTCAGAATCCTTACTGCTACTTGGAAAGAGATGGTTTATTTTACTGTGTTATTACAGAATACAAAAACATTTGGTCATGTTTTCAGAGGAAGGGATACTAGCCAAAAATAGTCTTTACAAAGAGATTTACTGCCCTACAGAAGAACAGTGATACATCCTCCACCATCTAAAAGAGTTCTGTTCTGGGGATCCAGCATCTAACTACTGAGTTTCCTTCACTGTTGTATCCTATTATCATAGAGGCAGATTCCAAATCATGTACTTTTTCCCAATTTCACACATAGTTctgattttgtaatattttcctgtgattttcagcttctctgctTATCTTTGAGGAATCTTCTAAGTTTCAATTCAGATTTTGAGTTGATGGTTTTGTACATAGCTTCAAGCTACTTAAAAGGATCTCAAATGCTTGTCTAAATATTTTCTGGTAAATATTTAAGTTGTGTATGTAGATTTCTAAGCACAGTAAGCAGGTGCTTCTGCTGTCACTTACATAGGTCTTCATAGCTAGTCACTTCTCATGGATTGTTAAACTTCTTAATTTTCTGAGCTTAAATTCTTCATAGATGGGCTTTACCTAAAAATTTCCTTTAACTCCCTGGCTCAGTGTCCCCAAAACCCCCTTCTTAAAAGGGTTGGGTTTAAACTGTATTGTTGCCTAAGCATGTGCAGTTTGGCAGTTATACTTTTAACGGATGAAGACTTTGATAATTCAAGAACAGATTTTTACTACAGTTCTCTTCCCCATTCCTAGAGCACTAGATGGAAATATTTGGAACAACTCTTTAAGTTATAGTGGTCCCTAAATCCCAGCCTGTGGATGCAGTAAAATTCAGTAGAGGAAATGACACCTGGTTTATGAAAGCACAGTTTTCCTTGACAACAGCCTTGCTTTCTTTAGTTACCTTTTGCAGACCCATTACAGGTAGTTCACAGATTTGAGGCGGCAGAGGTAGGCAAaaggttttgcccttttttttttttttttttttttttttttttccctagcaaagGCTGAGTTTGCATATTTCCCTGTTCTGTAATGGGTTACTACTGCAACAACACATCACAGGTAGAGTAAAACTAGCCTGTCTCACAAcagtctaaacccagctcacatTGTGCCAATTCCCACATTTTGTAATAGGGATGCAGTACATTTATGCTAACTAAGGATATGTTTGAAGTGAACTGAGAAGTGGCAATCAGGCAACAGTATGGAGAAGTGTGACTACTGAGACCAAAGAAGGTTTCATGTGAGTTCATCAAACCAaagtttaaatgctttgctgttgGGGAGTTAGGTTGTATTCAATTATGTGGAAGCTGAAATGTGTACAAGGAACTGAAATGCGTGCTTCATAAAGTAAACTTCCAGGCCTTATTCTTATCAAAGTTACCTTATAAGcctgaaaaagataaaaattgaatTATGTGGAAGAGTCTTCCTGTTTAATTAGAAACATTTGGGGGAAACAACTTGGCTGTGGAGGAATTTCAGAAGTGGATGAGAGAACAAGTTGAAAACAACTCTAATGGCATTATCCTCCACTCTTGTAATGACACCAAAATATTTATTGGTGTAGTTCTGTAACCTGGACAATACTGTGTtatgttttcaaaaagcaaaatacagcaaaaattcATCTTGTATTAAAActagctgtttctttttattaacagATCAGATTCAAGCAATGAAGACATGAGAGATAAATAAAAGATGTATGGCGTTCTTTTACAGACTTTGTCAGTAGGTGTACAAGTTCCTTGGAAAGGAAGAATgattaaagaaaatgaacagtTCAGCTAAAATATACTGTGTTGACTTGATTCCTTTTAGTATCTCTTCCAGGAAAACTGAATGTAGACAACATAGCACCTCAGGTATGCACACTGATGAATTAAATTGAATCTTGTGACTGgagagcatattttaaaaaaagatctttgtTAACGATAAACATCTGCATTCATTTGAGTTTTAGGTGGTAATTAGCCATCAGGAAATGCCTCTCTGTTTTTTGGGGAGACACCTTTTGACCAAAtaggaatatttcttttcctgagaaagaATAATCAGCACTTCCTGAAATACAGCTGCATGACATACCTACTGATTTTAGGTGCCCATTTTTAGgtatttctgcaatttttttttattgtaaagttTGATGTTGGGTTTTTAGTAACCATCTACAGTAGGCTTCTAGAGGAATATTTTGATTTAAGATACAAGGATTCAAATATTCAGTGTATTTGTTATATATGATTGCAGATGTTTTTAAGGAACTGCTTTTGATGAAATGTTATGACTTGTTTTTGTGATATGCCATGGTTATATTTGCATTCCCATCAATAAAACTTCAAATACACAACATGccgtggtttggttttttaacttaaatatgtTCATTGATGGTCTTTACATCTTAgagatttttggttttctgtgagTTTCATTTGGAATTTGTCCATTTTCCAATGGAAATAGCACTGTATACTGTAATAAAATGGTATCTCTTTtgccaagggttttttttttaattgcatatatTTGTTACACTTTCTAATAAACTAGACTGCTCTTCCAGGTATTTAAGAAGCATATGGTTGAAAGTTATATTTTGCAAACACAGTTAAGGGACAGTTCACTAGTTTACTAGATCATCAATATGAAATGTGTCTTATACTTCTGTTATGTGTAAAAACGTTTTACTTTCAAGCatgatttttaataaactttcTGACTTCAAAGATGTACCACAGGTAACAAATTAAGCCAATGCTGAGAACTTTAATTTTTGTTGTGCCACCTCTTCCCCTTTAATCTCTCCTCCCTTGTCCAAGAAACAAGCACACTGGCAGTGGGAATGCTAAGACTGCATTTAACTGAGTGATTAGCTGGTTCCTGTGGGAGATGTAATATGTAGGTCTTGCAAAagctcctccccctgccccctgccaTTAGCATATAAACCACACAAATGTTTTGTAAGCATGCCTTCTAGGACTCACTTAATAGAGGAATATTTGGAGCAAAGGGACCTGCCTGAAATGGTAAAATAGTTTCATGTACTTTCAGTTATTATTAAAGTTAATTTTAACTCCCCTGATTTGCTAGAGGGAACTAAGCCttacagtaaaaaatgtttcttacagGATGCTGTAATTCTGAGAGTTCAGTTTGTCATGAAAGTATTTGTCTTTCATGTCTCTTTCTGTGACATTTCTCTCTGGCCTTCTTTCACCTTTGAATCTAAATATCTGTAAAAAGTCAAATACAAAGTAGGAAAATCATTTATAATTGAGACGCTTTTCTAACTCTGAATTGTGGGGCAGATAAttttctggtttactttgcattggATAATATGGTAACAAAAATAATACTTGTTGGAAACATCTTTTGCTGAGTATAAGTATTTTGTAATTATTTAGTTCACTTATATGGcttatttaaatgaaacatttaattttaagttGCCCTGAATTTTTTCTGCCAAAGAAAATTTAGGTTCTTACATAAAATCTATCTGCATTTCTGACTTTCTTGAATAATCTGGACCTTGATggctttctgattatttttgtttgtttgtgttggaCAACACAAAGTACTATGTTTATCTTATGGATTGCCTTTACTCTCATGGGAAGCTGTTTGAACCTACTGCTTTTGTTCTTCCACTGACAAATCTGAGGAATGTATtgtcttttattctttgctttctgaTGTAGTTAGTAAGCCCTTTTGGAAAACAGCAGTTAGTAATTTATGTTGATTATTGTTCCCCTTCTTGgtttggtggggtggggggtgttttgtttttctcttcagcagctcTTTCTGTTCCTCCCCTACCAAGACACTGGGCGGGATGAAGACCTGTCGGAGTGGGAATGGGGACATCCTGTTAGTGAAATGCTTGATGTTATTCCCCGCCATACCACTTCAGCTATTACTTGTCTCTCACTTCTAGAACATTTGTGATTGTTTTGTGAACATAAAATAACTGGAGGGATGTCTGCATGCTCACCTCCTTTCCCCCCCATGGTGTGCAGGCATAGGTCCCTCACAAACACAGTTGCTACAGCTTTGAGTTGCTCTAATAATATTGAATTTGGTACAAGGATCATATATTGCACAAAAGCCTCATGCATCTGTGCAAAAAGGCTTCTTTGGAGTTGTTTTCTAAAGGCCTGGTGGCTGTCAGTCTTCAATGCTGTTCTCCCATTACATTTAGGATGTTAAAATAATTAGAGCAATGAGTTCTACCTGGATGCTCCAAGATAGTTTGCATGTATGAGTTCATTGTGCCTTAAGAACAAAGCAGATGAGTTCCTTTGGAGGTTTAAATGAGACTTGCAGAAtagtcccttttttttccctccatgttACTACAGGTGTACTCATTTAGTGGAACTTGAAAGGCAATAGAGTTACTGAAAGAGACTCGGAGAGTTTGGTCTTTACATCCCACACGATGTTACGTGCTGTTGCTTCTGTGCACTAAGCACACTGCTCTCCTGTGTACTTACGAATTTCCTTAAAATACGCCTGGTAATGCTTAAGACTACAGCATTTTTAGCTGAAATGTGAGGCAGTCATTCTCTCGTACAAAATGTTGTCTTCCATGTATCTTCTTTACTAAGTGGGGGCTGTTAGGTAAATGTGTGAATCCTAATTATTTCTAGCCTTGCCCCTCTGGTACTTGGGACATGAGTCCATGGGAATTTTCTGTGTTTAACCTGTAGCTACTTGCAGGTATGCTGAGAGTCTGTGTGGCCTGAAGACTCCTGGGCAATTTTCTGTTCTAAGTGTTAGGATGTAAATGTAATGGATCCTTCTTTTAAGCTCAGCCCTCTAACTATAATATGCTTGGGTCTTTTTATTTACTAATAAGAAAGATAAGCTGCTGTG is drawn from Accipiter gentilis chromosome 21, bAccGen1.1, whole genome shotgun sequence and contains these coding sequences:
- the ARL6 gene encoding ADP-ribosylation factor-like protein 6 isoform X1, with the translated sequence MGLFDKLAGWLGLKKKEVHVLCIGLDNSGKTTIINKLKPSNAQTQDIVPTIGFSIEKFKTSSLSFTVFDMSGQGRYRNLWEHYYKEGQAIIFVIDSSDKLRMVVAKEELDTLLNHPDIKHRRLPILFFANKMDLRDAISSVKVSQLLSLENIKDKPWHICASDALKGEGLQEGVDWLQDQITQSDSSNEDMRDK
- the ARL6 gene encoding ADP-ribosylation factor-like protein 6 isoform X2 — translated: MGLFDKLAGWLGLKKKEVHVLCIGLDNSGKTTIINKLKPSNAQTQDIVPTIGFSIEKFKTSSLSFTVFDMSGQGRYRNLWEHYYKEGQAIIFVIDSSDKLRMVVAKEELDTLLNHPDIKHRRLPILFFANKMDLRDAISSVKVSQLLSLENIKDKPWHICASDALKGEGLQEGVDWLQDQIQAMKT